In Amaranthus tricolor cultivar Red isolate AtriRed21 chromosome 5, ASM2621246v1, whole genome shotgun sequence, a genomic segment contains:
- the LOC130813035 gene encoding probable glucan endo-1,3-beta-glucosidase A6, with protein sequence MNGRTMKLFALFLFSFLPFLSGAAKFSPKVGVNYGTVGNNLPKPSKSVELIKSLKAGRVKIYNAEPEILKALSGTNLQVSIMVPNEIISNISTNQTMANEWVKTNLVPYYPRTLIRYLLVGNEILSFFSEADKKVWHALVPAMRKINYALKTYGIRKVKVGTTLAMDALESSFPPSNGTFRADIAVSVMKPLLQFLSKTKSFYFVDCYPYFAWAQNSKDISLDYALFKGSKKYNDPVSGLTYTNLLDQMLDAVYFAMKRLGHPEVRIWIAETGWPNGGDVDQIGGNVYNAATYNRNLIQRLNANPPIGTPARPGVVLPAFIFALFNENQKGGPGTERHWGLFYPNGSNVYPIDLKGETYVSSYPPLPKPLNNEPYKGKIWCVVVKGANMTQLGDAVSYACGQGNGTCAAIQPRGKCYKPNSLIAHASYAFSSYWAQMRSQGGTCFFNGLAEQTTINPSHGKCKYPSVTLS encoded by the exons ATGAATGGCAGAACAATGAAGCTTTTTGCATTGTTCCTCTTTTCTTTCCTACCTTTTCTTTCTG GTGCTGCTAAATTCTCACCTAAGGTTGGTGTGAACTATGGCACAGTAGGCAACAACTTACCAAAACCATCTAAATCAGTTGAGCTAATCAAAAGCCTAAAAGCTGGGAGAGTCAAAATTTATAATGCAGAACCAGAAATTCTCAAAGCCCTTAGTGGCACAAACCTTCAAGTCTCAATCATGGTCCCAAATGAGATCATATCCAACATTTCTACCAACCAAACAATGGCCAATGAATGGGTCAAAACCAATTTGGTTCCTTATTATCCTCGTACCTTGATTCGGTACCTTCTTGTTGGAAATGAGATCCTTAGTTTCTTTAGCGAGGCAGATAAAAAGGTTTGGCATGCTCTAGTCCCGGCTATGCGAAAAATTAATTACGCCCTTAAGACTTATGGCATCCGAAAAGTTAAAGTAGGAACAACTTTGGCTATGGATGCCCTTGAATCGTCGTTTCCACCTTCGAATGGTACATTTAGGGCTGATATTGCTGTTTCGGTTATGAAACCATTGTTGCAGTTTCTTAGCAAAACGAAGTCATTTTACTTTGTAGATTGTTACCCTTACTTTGCTTGGGCACAAAACTCTAAAGATATTAGTCTAGATTATGCTTTGTTCAAAGGGAGTAAAAAGTACAATGATCCTGTTAGTGGGTTGACATATACCAATTTGCTGGATCAAATGCTTGATGCTGTGTATTTTGCTATGAAAAGATTAGGGCACCCAGAAGTTAGAATCTGGATTGCTGAAACGGGTTGGCCTAATGGCGGGGATGTTGATCAAATTGGGGGTAATGTATATAATGCCGCGACTTACAATAGAAACTTGATTCAAAGGTTGAATGCTAACCCTCCTATTGGAACTCCTGCTAGACCTGGTGTTGTTTTACCTGCCTTTATTTTTGCTTTGTTTAACGAGAACCAAAAAGGGGGGCCTGGTACTGAGCGACATTGGGGGCTATTTTACCCAAACGGGTCGAATGTTTATCCTATTGATTTGAAAGGCGAGACCTATGTATCGTCGTATCCACCTTTGCCAAAACCGTTGAACAATGAACCCTACAAGGGTAAAATATGGTGTGTAGTGGTCAAGGGAGCAAACATGACTCAATTAGGAGATGCTGTATCGTATGCTTGCGGTCAGGGAAATGGGACTTGTGCTGCTATCCAACCCCGGGGCAAATGTTACAAGCCAAACTCTTTGATTGCCCATGCTAGCTATGCTTTCAGTTCATATTGGGCACAAATGAGGAGTCAAGGTGGTACTTGTTTCTTCAATGGGCTTGCTGAGCAGACCACCATAAATCCCA GTCATGGTAAATGCAAGTATCCAAGTGTTACTCTTTCTTGA
- the LOC130813034 gene encoding pentatricopeptide repeat-containing protein At3g25210, mitochondrial, which yields MTTTLLRRALTTTLRPILSLRHFSTPLPQTHFSKTQTPCEQQFLAWVQYLKPGFTSSDVNHALTSQSDPDLAYDIFRWTSHQRGFTHDSSTYLTMIQISISGRRHRHAEALLEEVLAGACPVTLPLYNSLIKFCCSHRCLFKRAFDVYKKMLNEPAPDCKPNLHTFALLFNVLLKRFNKLNVSYVYLNSVRSLNKQMKVLGIVPDTYVLNMIIKAYAKCLQVDEAIRVFREMGLYRCEPNEFSFSYLVKGCCEKGRVWQGFGFFKEMREKEFVPTSSSYMVLVCSLALERKFEDAVKVLHDMLENSMKPDFLTYRTLLEEMCRDGRGNDALEVLEEFRKKDVSMCMKNYRTLLDNLHFVHRD from the coding sequence ATGACAACCACCCTCCTCCGCCGCGCACTCACTACAACTCTCCGTCCGATTCTCTCTCTCCGCCATTTCTCAACACCACTTCCACAAACCCACTTCTCTAAAACCCAAACCCCATGCGAACAACAATTCTTAGCTTGGGTTCAATACCTCAAACCCGGATTCACATCTTCAGATGTCAATCATGCTCTTACCTCCCAATCCGACCCGGATTTAGCCTACGATATTTTCCGTTGGACTTCTCATCAACGTGGGTTCACCCACGATTCCTCCACTTACCTAACCATGATCCAGATTTCCATTTCGGGTCGCCGTCATCGTCATGCTGAAGCCCTTCTAGAAGAGGTTCTTGCTGGTGCTTGTCCTGTTACCCTCCCTCTTTACAATTCATTGATTAAATTCTGCTGTTCTCATCGTTGTTTATTTAAGCGTGCTTTTGATGTTTACAAGAAAATGTTAAATGAACCTGCCCCTGATTGTAAACCTAATTTACATACTTTTGCTTTGTTATTCAATGTTTTGCTTAAGAGGTTCAATAAGTTGAATGTTAGTTATGTTTATTTAAATTCTGTGAGATCCTTGAATAAGCAGATGAAGGTACTTGGTATTGTGCCTGATACTTATGTGTTGAATATGATAATCAAGGCGTATGCCAAGTGTTTACAGGTGGATGAGGCAATTCGGGTTTTTCGAGAGATGGGTTTGTATAGATGTGAGCCAAATGAGTTTAGTTTTAGTTATTTGGTTAAAGGGTGTTGTGAGAAAGGGAGGGTTTGGCAAGGGTTTGGATTTTTTAAGGAGATGAGGGAGAAAGAATTCGTGCCAACAAGTAGTTCGTATATGGTTTTGGTTTGTAGTTTGGCGTTGGAAAGGAAGTTTGAGGACGCAGTTAAGGTCTTGCACGACATGTTGGAGAATTCAATGAAGCCGGATTTTTTGACGTATCGGACTTTGTTGGAGGAGATGTGTAGGGATGGAAGGGGTAATGATGCATTGGAGGTTCTTGAGGAGTTTAGGAAGAAGGATGTTTCGATGTGCATGAAGAATTATCGAACATTATTGGATAACTTGCATTTTGTGCATAGGGACTAG
- the LOC130813032 gene encoding cytochrome c oxidase-assembly factor COX23, mitochondrial isoform X1, giving the protein MASKADSLPYPSAAKISDSPCFPQQTASLKCLEQYNSDKSKCQEYFAVYKECKRKELSLLQREARLERNKSRSLFS; this is encoded by the exons ATGGCGTCGAAAGCAGATTCGCTTCCATATCCGAGTGCAGCTAAAATCTCTGATTCTCCTTGTTTTCCTCAGCAAACTGCTTCTCTCAAGT GTTTGGAACAATACAACAGTGACAAGAGTAAATGTCAAGAATACTTTGCTGTCTACAAGGAATGCAAGAGGAAGGAG CTTTCTCTTTTGCAGAGGGAAGCACGACTGGAACGCAACAAAAGCCGCTCTTTGTTTTCTTAG
- the LOC130813032 gene encoding cytochrome c oxidase-assembly factor COX23, mitochondrial isoform X2 has product MASKADSLPYPSAAKISDSPCFPQQTASLKCLEQYNSDKSKCQEYFAVYKECKRKEREARLERNKSRSLFS; this is encoded by the exons ATGGCGTCGAAAGCAGATTCGCTTCCATATCCGAGTGCAGCTAAAATCTCTGATTCTCCTTGTTTTCCTCAGCAAACTGCTTCTCTCAAGT GTTTGGAACAATACAACAGTGACAAGAGTAAATGTCAAGAATACTTTGCTGTCTACAAGGAATGCAAGAGGAAGGAG AGGGAAGCACGACTGGAACGCAACAAAAGCCGCTCTTTGTTTTCTTAG